In Candidatus Nanoarchaeia archaeon, the following proteins share a genomic window:
- a CDS encoding helix-turn-helix domain-containing protein, with the protein MPKKSIAQKLVYPEQINVGQSIQKTAELLADTWSLRLLRQLMWNSETQKPETRPMRFSELKKQLPSISPKTLSRKLKAMERMGVVQKTLYAEVPVRAEYAITEKGKQLKDVLQAITAWNLRNL; encoded by the coding sequence ATGCCAAAAAAGTCAATAGCACAGAAACTTGTTTATCCTGAGCAGATCAATGTAGGTCAATCTATCCAGAAGACTGCTGAGCTCCTTGCCGATACGTGGTCGCTGAGGCTGCTGCGGCAGCTGATGTGGAACTCAGAAACACAAAAGCCTGAGACACGGCCGATGCGCTTCTCAGAGCTCAAGAAGCAACTTCCTAGCATATCGCCAAAAACCCTGTCCCGAAAGCTCAAGGCAATGGAGAGGATGGGCGTAGTCCAAAAAACCCTCTATGCGGAAGTTCCGGTGAGGGCGGAATATGCCATCACAGAGAAGGGAAAGCAGCTGAAGGATGTCCTGCAGGCAATCACTGCCTGGAATCTCAGAAATCTTTAA
- a CDS encoding PadR family transcriptional regulator — MKPECEMKGFLSLLLLWIIHEKKMTGSGIANEISARKGSKPSPGTIYPALKDLKEKGLVSCDKGKVYSITKKGRLELSVLLKSFFSTFKDIDDMKRCCG, encoded by the coding sequence ATGAAGCCAGAATGCGAAATGAAAGGGTTTCTGTCGCTTCTCCTTCTGTGGATCATCCACGAGAAAAAAATGACCGGATCCGGGATAGCAAACGAGATCTCAGCAAGAAAAGGCTCGAAGCCAAGCCCGGGAACCATCTACCCTGCGTTAAAAGATCTTAAGGAAAAGGGTTTGGTGTCTTGTGATAAGGGGAAGGTGTATTCAATAACCAAAAAAGGCAGGCTCGAGCTGAGCGTCCTGCTCAAAAGCTTCTTCAGCACGTTCAAGGACATCGATGACATGAAACGGTGCTGCGGATAG
- a CDS encoding AAA family ATPase, which translates to MFTAELLKTSFPGILGQEAVKKQVSSALMTERHIIIVGPPGIGKTTLAKNIAKLLPAITVNDCDFNCDPKAPLCPRCIHAAHSGRHATKKISGEQRFIRIQGSPDLTAEDLLGDIDPIKALKFGPLSLEAFNPGKIFRANNGVLFFDEVNRCPEKLQNSLLQVLEEKKATLGSYEVDISANFIFIGTMNPEDSSTERISDVFGDRFDFIYMGYPESVEIEKAIILAKGKKLAEVSDKLLTLIAAFIHDLRDDANLQKKPSVRASLGLYERSQSNALLSGRKKVNLEDIEEAVISVLCHRIELKPSIKYLQTTSAFIKTSFQKFIEAAGEKKFDFGREASSSQKGDGL; encoded by the coding sequence ATGTTCACTGCCGAGCTATTGAAGACGTCCTTTCCTGGCATTCTGGGCCAGGAAGCGGTGAAGAAGCAAGTCTCCTCAGCTTTAATGACTGAAAGGCATATTATCATTGTCGGCCCTCCCGGGATTGGAAAGACAACCTTGGCAAAGAATATAGCAAAACTCCTGCCTGCAATAACTGTCAATGACTGCGACTTCAATTGTGATCCAAAAGCTCCCTTGTGCCCAAGGTGCATCCATGCAGCTCACTCTGGAAGGCATGCCACCAAAAAAATATCCGGCGAGCAGCGTTTCATCCGGATCCAGGGATCACCTGACCTGACTGCCGAAGACCTTCTGGGGGACATCGATCCCATCAAAGCCCTGAAATTCGGGCCGTTATCCTTAGAAGCCTTCAATCCTGGAAAAATCTTCAGGGCAAACAATGGAGTCCTCTTTTTCGATGAAGTGAACAGATGCCCTGAAAAGCTGCAAAATAGCCTGTTGCAGGTGTTGGAGGAAAAGAAGGCAACCCTGGGAAGCTATGAAGTGGATATCTCTGCAAACTTCATCTTCATCGGAACGATGAACCCTGAAGACTCCTCAACTGAGCGCATCTCGGATGTATTCGGAGACAGGTTTGATTTCATTTACATGGGCTATCCTGAATCAGTGGAGATAGAAAAGGCGATCATTCTTGCAAAAGGGAAAAAGCTTGCTGAAGTCTCCGATAAGCTGCTGACTCTGATAGCTGCATTTATCCATGATCTTCGGGATGATGCCAATCTTCAAAAAAAGCCATCTGTCAGAGCATCATTAGGGCTTTATGAGCGCAGCCAATCCAACGCATTGCTTTCTGGAAGGAAAAAAGTCAATCTCGAGGACATTGAAGAAGCGGTCATTTCTGTCCTCTGCCACAGAATAGAATTAAAGCCATCGATAAAATACCTGCAAACTACGAGTGCGTTTATAAAAACGTCTTTCCAGAAGTTTATAGAAGCAGCGGGAGAAAAGAAGTTTGATTTTGGCAGAGAGGCATCTTCTTCCCAAAAGGGTGATGGCCTCTGA
- a CDS encoding NAD(P)H-dependent oxidoreductase has product MEILEALEWRYATKQFDPKKKVSEKDLDELLKVLNLSPSSFGLQPWKFIVVTDQELRERLREAAWNQPQVTDASHLIVLCVRTDLNEGYIRNYIDSISRIRKVPREKLKGYEDTILGFRKALTAEQTLAWSKNQVYISLGFLLEACAMKRIDACPMEGFDPKKVDELLGLEEQSLASVVLCPIGCRSKSDSHADEKKVRFDIKSVVVRR; this is encoded by the coding sequence ATGGAGATTTTGGAAGCGCTGGAATGGAGATACGCGACAAAACAATTTGACCCGAAGAAAAAAGTCTCTGAAAAAGACCTTGATGAGCTTTTGAAGGTGCTCAACCTCTCTCCTTCATCGTTTGGCCTCCAGCCCTGGAAGTTCATCGTTGTGACTGACCAAGAATTGAGGGAAAGGCTCAGGGAGGCTGCATGGAATCAGCCGCAGGTCACAGACGCATCCCACTTGATTGTGCTCTGTGTGAGAACCGACCTCAATGAAGGCTACATAAGAAACTATATTGACTCAATTTCTCGGATTAGGAAGGTTCCTCGTGAGAAGCTGAAAGGCTACGAGGACACGATCCTTGGATTTAGGAAGGCTTTGACAGCTGAGCAGACACTCGCATGGTCAAAGAACCAAGTGTATATTAGCCTTGGCTTCCTGCTCGAGGCATGCGCCATGAAGAGGATCGATGCCTGCCCGATGGAAGGGTTTGATCCGAAGAAGGTTGATGAGTTGCTTGGATTGGAAGAGCAAAGCCTGGCATCAGTCGTGTTATGCCCCATAGGCTGCAGGTCCAAGAGCGACAGCCACGCAGATGAGAAGAAAGTGAGGTTTGATATTAAAAGTGTTGTTGTAAGGAGATAA